A region from the Linepithema humile isolate Giens D197 chromosome 1, Lhum_UNIL_v1.0, whole genome shotgun sequence genome encodes:
- the LOC105669552 gene encoding uncharacterized protein → MYLKRTSKLLDLSVPQITADVHLRDLTCPICRGILIEPVTLPCTHNLCLGCLKGTFEHNSLNCPLCRVRVGSWLRTATKSETLVNNDLWDLIRAKFPKEVESKHHGEEGDLDLDADYAPNRILSAAGEIHREYEMQLKMAEEEMRRQRQAEQMASEALIQKIQAEQQLLLAQLAQDELLAKSLAKQQVVENQKVTTKCYNERLNTSISSCVFDTSRFNTKNTFVNNVKALQTESVHLEDRQMNSLEDVGDGLKRQTNIERLSKIEAIYSNVYNSNETNASNSYKNRVKYCCQKQMPVYNAVTKPLKHQTVSKFIQPCTSNYMDPGCSTSRAYTTETKEELHVPNDVVNNKKKSLGIEICMTLADNDERIGSAESSGSHDSINQEIHHFKPIKAVPRTKLKISTDGKLMDPKLIRVIPILKKVSNAVPKPPSPTYMKRIIGCSWSAFRGKIKQDVKKKQPVHNLYNVEDTKKTLINQNSSTSPLDYSLTVSDKFITKLQTNDAIRRLDFMPELSSFDDNKNYTKNAGKIVNDTKMSKITLDSESDARKSQKSWKKRTKNNMVTKYKRYRNLRNIRRGTELTLNATDEEEDNSTGFNSSFGETSLQNDEQHGNDNITVDNTMEGIKRKKENMEQEMLISETESNRPKRSKTTKNKALSETRNKSPPAANQILLSSFQESTKHDGNCTPHTHRTKRRKISRTSHSNTNGSEKSELSKDASNKIVSSLRKSARNLTKISSKVDSHESNSTRNKSNSKLNDSLSTCCDETEECVEENHHIAGKLLLDKEVIEEQQRIERLLLQEREDLEFARRLQAQFDEMEWISGRTRRSRKATENVKNEVDSREIDSAMRIVYGTSKAHETSKRKPIANEIVSTTAKRKLGRPPKCVKVTLQTCKNESGAR, encoded by the exons ATGTATCTAAAACGTACATCGAAGTTATTAGATCTATCAGTGCCACAGATTACTGCGGATGTGCATCTACGTGACCTCACGTGTCCAATATGCCGCGGTATACTAATCGAGCCTGTGACGCTGCCATGCACACATAACCTCTGCTTAGGATGCCTCAAAGGTACGTTCGAGCACAACAGCCTAAACTGTCCGCTATGCCGAGTCAGGGTGGGCTCGTGGCTGCGTACCGCTACCAAATCGGAGACCTTAGTAAACAATGATCTTTGGGATCTCATCAGAGCTAAGTTTCCAAAGGAGGTCGAGAGTAAGCACCATGGTGAGGAGGGAGATCTCGATTTGGACGCTG ATTATGCACCTAATAGAATACTTAGCGCAGCTGGAGAAATACACAGGGAATATGAGATGCAACTTAAAATGGCTGAGGAAGAGATGCGTCGTCAGAGACAAGCTGAGCAAATGGCCAGCGAAGCCTTGATTCAAAAGATTCAGGCAGAGCAGCAACTATTACTGGCTCAATTGGCACAGGATGAATTGCTAGCTAAGTCCTTGGCAAAGCAGCAGGTAGTGGAGAATCAAAAAGTGACAACAAAATGCTACAATGAACGTTTAAACACATCGATATCAAGTTGCGTTTTTGATACATCCAGATTTAATACTAAgaatacatttgtaaataatgtgaAGGCCTTGCAAACTGAATCTGTACACTTGGAAGACAGGCAGATGAATTCTCTCGAGGATGTTGGAGACGGTTTAAAGAGACAAACAAATATAGAAAGATTATCTAAAATTGAAGCGATATATTCGAATGTATATAATTCAAATGAGACAAATGCATCAAATTCGTATAAGAATCGGGTTAAATATTGTTGTCAAAAGCAAATGCCCGTTTACAACGCTGTCACGAAGCCACTGAAACATCAAACAGTGTCCAAGTTTATCCAACCTTGTACTTCGAATTATATGGATCCTGGATGTTCTACATCCAGAGCTTATACTACAGAGACTAAGGAGGAACTGCATGTACCAAATGACGTGGTAAACAACAAGAAGAAGAGTTTGGGGATAGAGATATGCATGACATTGGCTGATAATGATGAGAGAATAGGAAGCGCCGAGAGCTCCGGTAGTCACGATAGTATAAATCAGGAGATCCATCACTTCAAACCAATCAAGGCAGTACCGAGAACAAAGTTGAAAATTTCTACAG atggCAAACTGATGGACCCAAAACTAATTAGAGTAATCCCTATTTTGAAAAAGGTATCTAATGCAGTACCAAAGCCTCCATCACCAACATACATGAAACGTATTATTGGCTGTTCTTGGAGCGCTTTTAGAGGCAA GATAAAACAAGATGTAAAGAAAAAGCAACCTGTACACAACCTGTACAATGTAGAGGATACGAAAAAGACACTAATCAATCAGAACTCGTCAACATCACCACTCGACTATTCTCTAACGGTTTCAGACAAGTTCATAACTAAACTTCAGACAAACGATGCTATTCGCCGACTTGATTTTATGCCCGAACTGTCTTCGTTTGACGacaacaaaaattatacaaagaaCGCAGGCAAGATAGTTAATGACACAAAAATGAGCAAGATAACGTTGGACAGCGAATCGGACGCGAGAAAAAGTCAAAAATCCTGGAAAAAgcgaacaaaaaataatatggtaacaaaatataaacggTATAGAAATTTACGGAACATTAGAAGAGGAACTGAACTCACTTTGAACGCAACAGACGAGGAGGAAGATAACTCGACGGGCTTCAATTCTTCATTCGGTGAAACAAGTTTGCAAAATGATGAGCAACATGGCAACGATAATATAACTGTCGACAATACGATGGAGGgaattaaaaggaaaaaagaaaatatggaACAAGAGATGTTGATATCAGAAACAGAATCCAACAGACCTAAACGAAGCAAAACAACAAAGAATAAAGCATTATCTGAGACGAGAAACAAAAGTCCGCCCGCGGCGAATCAAATCTTACTCTCATCGTTTCAAGAAAGCACGAAACACGATGGAAACTGTACGCCGCACACGCACAGAACGAAACGTCGAAAGATAAGCAGAACTTCTCACAGTAATACAAACGGTTCAGAGAAGAGTGAGCTATCGAAGGACGCgagtaataaaattgtgtcGAGTTTGAGGAAATCCGCGCGAAACTTAACCAAGATCTCTTCTAAAGTAGACAGCCACGAATCGAATAGCACGCGCAATAAAAGTAACAGCAAATTGAACGACTCGCTATCGACATGTTGCGATGAAACGGAAGAATGTGTCGAGGAGAATCACCACATCGCCGGCAAACTTCTCTTGGATAAGGAGGTGATAGAAGAGCAGCAACGGATTGAGCGGTTACTACTCCAGGAACGAGAGGACTTGGAATTTGCTCGTCGCTTACAGGCTCAATTCGATGAGATGGAATGGATATCTGGACGTACTAGGCGCTCGAGAAAGGCTACTGAGAATGTGAAAAACGAGGTGGATTCGCGCGAGATCGATAGTGCAATGAGGATAGTTTACGGTACGAGTAAAGCGCATGAAACCTCCAAACGAAAGCCAATTGCCAATGAAATAGTGAGTACCACGGCTAAAAGAAAGCTTGGAAGACCACCGAAATGCGTAAAGGTCACGCTTCAAACGTGCAAGAATGAGTCGGGCGCACGGTAA
- the TRAM gene encoding translocating chain-associated membrane protein 1: MASATLRRWPPHAQCVRVTFQSGAVRSGFRGKTAVCCSPSESVVRSAVSTLCQVRMVAIKGRKSSNKNPPILSHEFIIQNHADIVSCVAMVFVIGLMIQVTSPWAYMFIAIHHNVTNTTEDPTAVIKYTTGLKDICAVFFYFLITIIMHAVLQEYIFDKISKRLHLSKVKLSKFNESSQLIVFYTLSALWAIDIVIRENMLLNIWSLWEEYPAPMSFSLKLFFIGQLAYWLHCYPELYFQRIKKEDIPQRLLHATIGLFFTFAAYFFNFQQLALILLTLHYVGDALLHAARLIHFISQKEKRTKLSFFIANSIYAFARIATIVLSSAVFLYGLRKLEFKFDYATGNFNSPAVQFSAVSIILFFQGYLLYFFISKQIKRARENVVPVVTKTKPKQKLRKREGKKLALSEDDDLPEVDQATKKNLRNRSAKTK, encoded by the exons ATGGCGAGCGCCACATTGCGGCGTTGGCCGCCGCATGCACAATGTGTGCGTGTGACGTTTCAGAGCGGAGCGGTGCGGTCCGGTTTTCGCGGTAAAACGGCTGTTTGTTGCAGTCCGTCGGAGTCCGTCGTTCGCTCTGCAGTGAGCACACTCTGCCAAGTCAGGATGGTCGCGATAAAGGGACGCAAAAGCTCGAACAAAAATCCGCCGATACTCAGCcatgaatttattatacagaATCATGCAGATATCGTCTCCTGTGTGGCTATGGTTTTCGTGATCGGCTTGATGATACAG gttaCTTCACCATGGGCATATATGTTTATCGCCATTCATCACAATGTGACCAATACTACTGAAGACCCAACagcagtaataaaatataccacAGGATTGAAAGATATATGTgcagtatttttttactttttaataactattattaTGCATGCTGTACTTCaggaatatatatttgat aaAATTTCCAAACGACTTCATCTCAGCAAAGTAAAGCTTTCTAAATTTAACGAGTCCAGCCAATTGATAGTGTTTTATACATTATCTGCATTATGGGCTATTGATATTGTAATCAg AGAAAATATGCTTCTGAACATATGGTCATTGTGGGAAGAATACCCAGCCCCAATgtctttttctttgaaattattctttattggcCAACTTGCGTACTGGTTGCATTGTTATCCTGAGCTCTACTTTCAACGAATCAAGAAAGAAGACATTCCACAACGTCTCCTTCATGCAACCATAGGATTATTCTTCACATTTGCAGCTTACTTCTtcaa TTTCCAACAACTTGCCCTAATTTTGCTGACTCTCCATTATGTGGGAGACGCTTTACTACATGCAGCTAGATTAATTCACTTTATTAgtcaaaaagagaaaagaacaaAAT TGTCGTTCTTCATCGCCAATTCGATATATGCGTTCGCGCGAATAGCAACCATCGTGCTTTCAAGTGCGGTGTTTCTATATGGTCTAAGAAAACTGGAGTTCAAATTCGATTATGCTACTGGCAACTTCAATTCTCCTGCTGTACAATTTTCGGCAgtatctattattttgttctttcaAGGTTACCTCTTGTATTTCTTTATCTCAAAGCAAATTAAGCGTGCACGCGAAAACGTCGTACCCGTCGTCACGAAGACAAAGCCAAAGCAGAAGTTAAGGAAACGAGAAG GAAAGAAACTTGCCTTGTCCGAGGACGACGATCTGCCAGAAGTTGATCAAGCGACAAAGAAAAATCTGAGAAATCGTTCAgctaaaacaaaataa